Proteins co-encoded in one Arachis hypogaea cultivar Tifrunner chromosome 11, arahy.Tifrunner.gnm2.J5K5, whole genome shotgun sequence genomic window:
- the LOC112720426 gene encoding probable disease resistance protein At5g66900, whose translation MAHTTQIAVLASLLQQASESILEMLQTARKSNRNRGVLRSVILTELTPLFNEIKQYNYDDEHLDRQREQITALITENDDDGVSLCNCNCSSWSRLWENCFSWLVRHIKNNNNNNNNNNDDDDDYDCDYFDEALREDLNETLEKLREIIEVLKCGCVSERRGVFGVPEKRGFTVGLEESMRKLKAEVMRERDGVSVIVLTGLAGSGKTTLATSLCWDQQVKGKFKENILFITCSKTFKIKIIVERLFEHCGYRVPEFQSEEDAINRMGVLLRHIGKSSPMLLVLDDVWPGSESLVEKFKIQTSSDYKILVTSRVAYPRFGTPCIVLEPLNHEDALTLFSHFAQLEDNYYSIFQNDEDILQKVVRGCKGSPLAITVIGRSIRTQPYEFWLKMVEKLSQGRFIFDSSEELLKCLENILEILEDKPIIKECFMDLGLFPEDQRIPVTVLLDIWTELYGMDDDGIEAMTIINTLNSMNLANVLVSRKNACDVENYYYNNHFIVVHDLLRELAIYEDNQEATEHRHRMSIGMNEQNGEFGLGEKQRGIIAEIFSKCLRWCINKQMPQQIHARTLSITIDETWPSYWSNMQTADVEVLIFHLRAKFFSFPMFMEKMSKLKVLIVTNYGFYPSELNNFKLLDSLPSLKRIRLERISVPSFGQLKSLRKLSLYMCHTSHAFEFGNFKFSEACPNLVELNIDYSKDMVGLPNGICEIPSLKKLCVTNCHKLCSLPKEIGNLKNLEILRLNSCTDLQGLPESIGMLSNLRLLDISNCISLPNLPEEISNLSGLRKLYMTSCANCELPSLVSNLENLKVTCDEETATLWEAFITLIPNLRIEVPQVDVNLNWLHTVSYC comes from the exons ATGGCGCACACAACGCAAATTGCCGTTCTTGCATCGCTACTTCAACAGGCATCGGAGAGCATCCTTGAAATGCTTCAAACGGCAAGAAAGAGCAATCGGAACAGAGGAGTTCTAAGGTCGGTAATCCTCACAGAGTTGACTCCTCTGTTCAACGAGATCAAGCAATACAATTACGACGACGAACACCTTGATCGACAAAGAGAGCAAATCACGGCTCTTATAACAGAAAATGATGATGACGGTGTAAGCCTATGCAATTGCAATTGCTCTTCTTGGTCGCGCTTGTGGGAAAATTGCTTCTCCTGGCTCGTTCGGCatataaagaataataataataataataataataacaatgatgatgatgatgattatgattgtgaTTACTTTGATGAAGCTTTGAGGGAGGATTTGAATGAGACGCTTGAGAAGTTGAGAGAGATTATTGAAGTGCTTAAATGTGGCTGTGTTTCGGAAAGGAGGGGGGTATTTGGTGTTCCAGAGAAGCGAGGGTTCACGGTGGGATTGGAGGAGTCAATGAGGAAATTGAAGGCGGAGGTTATGAGGGAGAGGGATGGCGTGTCTGTCATTGTTTTGACCGGCTTGGCTGGTTCTGGGAAGACCACTTTGGCTACCTCGCTCTGTTGGGATCAACAAGTCAAAG GTAAATTCAAGGAAAATATCTTATTCATCACATGCTCGAAAACATTCAAGATAAAGATAATTGTAGAGAGACTCTTTGAACACTGTGGATATCGAGTGCCAGAGTTTCAAAGCGAAGAAGATGCAATTAACCGAATGGGAGTTTTGCTGAGGCATATTGGAAAAAGTAGTCCAATGTTGTTGGTCCTTGATGATGTTTGGCCTGGTTCAGAATCCCTTGTTGAGAAATTCAAAATACAAACATCATCAGATTACAAGATTCTGGTTACTTCAAGGGTTGCATATCCTAGATTTGGCACCCCATGTATCGTCTTAGAACCACTCAATCATGAAGATGCATTAACACTTTTCAGTCACTTTGCCCAATTGGAAGATAACTACTACTCAATTTTCCAAAATGATGAAGATATTCTCCAAAAG GTTGTAAGAGGTTGCAAGGGTTCACCTCTTGCGATTACTGTGATTGGTAGATCAATAAGAACTCAACCTTATGAATTTTGGCTCAAGATGGTAGAGAAATTGTCACAGGGTCGTTTTATATTTGATTCGAGTGAGGAATTACTAAAATGCCTCGAAAATATTTTGGAAATTTTAGAGGATAAGCCTATCATAAAGGAGTGCTTCATGGACCTAGGGCTATTTCCCGAAGATCAAAGAATCCCTGTTACTGTTCTCTTGGATATATGGACTGAGTTGTATGGAATGGATGATGATGGCATAGAGGCAATGACTATTATCAACACATTAAACTCTATGAATTTGGCTAATGTCTTAGTTTCAAG GAAAAATGCTTGCGACGTTGAAAACTATTACTACAACAACCACTTCATCGTGGTGCATGATCTTCTAAGAGAACTTGCAATTTATGAGGACAATCAAGAAGCAACAGAACATAGACACAGAATGAGCATTGGCATGAACGAACAGAATGGCGAATTTGGGCTTGGGGAGAAGCAGCGAGGCATCATTGCTGAAATCTTTTCAAAATGTTTGAGATGGTGTATTAATAAACAGATGCCGCAACAAATCCATGCACGCACTTTGTCAATAACAATTG ATGAAACTTGGCCTTCTTATTGGTCCAATATGCAAACGGCTGACGTTGAAGTTCTGATTTTCCATCTTCGAGCTAAGTTCTTCTCTTTTCCAATGTTCAtggagaaaatgagtaaactgaaaGTTCTCATAGTAACAAATTATGGCTTCTATCCTTCTGAGCTCAACAATTTCAAGCTACTTGATTCCTTACCAAGCCTGAAAAGAATAAGACTAGAGAGAATTTCTGTTCCTTCCTTTGGCCAGTTAAAGAGTCTAAGGAAACTATCCCTCTACATGTGTCATACAAGTCATGCTTTCGAATTTGGTAACTTCAAATTTTCAGAAGCATGTCCAAATCTAGTAGAGTTGAACATTGATTACAGCAAAGATATGGTTGGCTTGCCTAATGGAATCTGCGAAATTCCGTCGCTGAAGAAGCTCTGTGTCACTAATTGCCACAAGCTCTGTTCATTGCCGAAAGAAATTGGAAATCTGAAGAATTTGGAAATCTTGAGGCTCAATTCTTGCACTGATTTGCAAGGATTACCAGAATCCATTGGAATGCTTTCGAATCTGCGACTTCTGGACATATCCAACTGCATAAGCCTTCCAAATTTACCTGAAGAAATTAGTAATCTGTCTGGTCTAAGGAAGCTGTACATGACGAGTTGCGCGAACTGCGAGTTGCCGTCTTTAGTCTCGAATCTTGAGAATTTGAAGGTGACATGTGACGAAGAAACAGCTACTTTATGGGAAGCTTTCATAACATTGATTCCTAATCTAAGGATAGAGGTGCCTCAAGTTGATGTTAACTTAAATTGGCTTCACACAGTTAGCTATTGCTAA